GCGTCCCGAAGATATCAGGGCGCTCAAAACCTTCGGAGAGGATTATCCCGAGGCGAAACGAATTCTCGTCTATCGCGGCAAGGAGCGGCTCAAACGAGAAGGGATTCTCATCGTGCCCTGCACGGAATTTCTCATGACACTCTCCTAATCGTCATCAACTTGCGCCCCGAGCGGGCCTGGGACAGGCGCTTTGTGTGTCCTTCAAATCGCAGGGATTGCTTCCTCAAGAGGCGCTGCACGCGAGCTCTTGCGCCTCGCGGAGATAGGGCTCATCGAGATTCTTGTGCCGCGCCAGGCGATCGTTGAGGCCGACCGGAACATTTCGGCAAAACTTCCTGAATGCCTGACGGATCAGGCTTTTGCCTTGGCCGGCTTTACAAACCTATCAAGAAACACAACAACCGGGGTGGCTACAAAGATCGAGGAATAGGTTCCCACCACGACCCCCACGATCATGGCAAAGGCGAAGTCGTGAATGACCTCACCGCCCAAAAAGAATAGGATCACCACCACGATAAAGACGGTCAAGGAGGTCAGGATGGTCCGGCTCAGGGTCTGGTTGATGCTCTGGTTGATGGTCTCATCAAAGGTCTCCTTCTTCTTAAGCTTCATCCTTTCCCGGATCCGGTCGCAGACCACGATGGTGTCGTTCAGGGAATACCCCACGATGGTGAGGAGCGCGGCAATGATCGGGAGGTTGAACTCCTTGTTCAAAAGCGAAAAGACCCCGATGGTAATGAGCACGTCATGGATCGTGGCCAGGGTCGCGCCCAGGGCAAAACGGAACTCGAAACGGAAGGTGATATAAATCAGCAGAGCGACCAGGGAAAACGCCAGGGCCTTGAGGGCCTTGAGCTGCAGATCACGGCCGACTTGGGGCCCCACCTCTTCCACCCTTTGTACGGCGAAGGCATCCTTGCCATAGGATTTCTGCAGAGACTCGGTAACGAGATCCGCAACACTCCCCTTGCCTTCGCTGGACTTCTCAAGCCGGATCATGATCTCATCGGGGCTTCCGTATTCCTGGATGACGCTGTCGCCCAGATTGATCTCTTTGAGACTCTGCCGGATTTTGCTGATGTCCGCAGGCGCATTGAATTTGAGCTCAACGAGAGTCCCGCCTTTGAAATCAATCCCATAGTTCAACCCGCCGTGCCACATGATGGATCCGATGCCGATCAGGATCATCGTCCATGAGGCGACAACTCCGATCCACATCTTTTTTACAAAGTTGATATTGATATCCGGTTTGATGATCTCCATGCGCCTGTCTCCGTTTGATAAAAATGAACCTCAAATACTGATCCGGTTGACTTCCCATTTCTGCAAAACAAAATCAAAGATCACACGGGTGACAAAGATGGCCGTAAACATACTGGCAATAAGGCCCAGGGAAAGGGTGACGGCAAATCCCTTGATCGGGCCGGTTCCGAACTGGAAAAGGAAAAAGGCCGTGATCAGCGTCGTCAGGTTGGCATCAAAGATGGTGATGAAGGCCTTGGTGTATCCTGCATCCAGGGCGGCGCGCATGGTTTTTCCCAGCCGGAGTTCCTCCCTGATCCGCTCGAAAATAAGGACGTTCGCATCCACGGCCATACCGATGGTCAGGATGATCCCGGCGATACCGGGAAGAGACAAGGTCGCATTGACGGCGGCCATGACCCCCAGGATCAGAAGAATGTTCAGGATCAAGGCGACATTGGCCACCAGACCGGAGAGTTTATAGTAGATCACCATGAACAGGACCACCAGGATCCCGCCGATCAAGCATGATTTGATCCCCTTCGCGATGGAATCCCGTCCCAGTGACGGGCCCACGGTCCGGTTCTCCAGGATGCTCACCGGAGCGGGAAGAGCGCCGGCCCTAAGCACGATGGAGAGGTCCTTGGCCTCATCCAGGCTGAAACGGCCCGAGATCTGGGCACGGCCTCCGGAAATCCTCTCATTGATCACCGGAGCGGAATAGACGGCATTATCCAGGATGATGGCCATCCGCTTTTTCACATATTTCCCGGTGATCTGATCAAAGAGCTTGGCCCCTCGGCTGTCAAACGTCATGTGCACGTAAGGATTGTTGAACTGGTCATAGCCGACGCGGGCATCGGTGATGGTGTCCCCGGTCATCAGGACCCTTTTTTTCAACAGCAGGGGGGATTTTTTCCCGGGGGTTGCGGTCTTCTCATAAAGAATCTCGTCGTCCGGAGGGATATCTCCGGAGAGGGCCTTGTCCAGGTCGTTCTCATCGTCCACCAGTTTGAATTCGAGCCGCGCCGTCTTTCCGATCAGTTCGATGGCCCGTTTGGTATCCTTGAGTCCCGGGAGCTGGATCAGGATCCGGTCCTTGCCTTCCCGCTGGATGGTGGGCTCGGCAACCCCGAATTCATCCACCCGGTTCCGGATGGTCTCCAGACTCTGATCAATGGTCGCGTTCTTGATCCTCTGGATCTCCTGATCCTTGATGGTCAAAGAGACCTTGTTCTCTCCAAGCTCCTCAACGTTTAATATGTTGTATTCATCCTGGATGAACTTCTTGACATCCTCCAGTCCCTTCCGGTCGAGGGTCGAAACGTCCAGGGCGCCGTCCGCTTTATCAACGGAGACATATTCGATCCCTTTATCGTCCATGAGTGTCTGCAGTTCATCCACCATCCGGTCCAGGGTCGAGTCTATGGCCTTTTCCGTCTCGACTCCTAAAATCAGGTGCATTCCTCCCTGAAGATCGAGCCCCAGATTGATCTTGTGCCCCTGCACCGGATAGAGAAAGTAGGCCGATGCCACGATGGACAGCGCTATCACCCCGATCCGCCACTGCAAACTCTTATCCATCCCCGACTCCTTTCACAAGACTCAGCCAAAAACCCTGACGGCAGGCACGCCCTTATCGCGTCGTCATCGTTCGCATATAAAACAAATAAAATCTTCCCTCACCCATCAGAGGGATAACTCCCCCCGGCCCCCTCTTAAATAAGAGGGGGAGAAAGGGGGATTTTCCATCATGCATTGCCGACACAAAGTCGATCTTCCCACTGTATACACGGAAGAATCAAAATAAATTACAAATAAATTTCAAATGAAGAATTTATCATATAAAAAAAATAAACTAAAGAAAAAAATGTAACCTGCTGAATATTTCATGAAAACGGTCAGACCGGGGACAGCCATTTCATCCTTTGGATACGGCCTGATCCGTTACGATTTTCCTCACGATGGCGCTCCTGTCCACCCTGATCTTGACCTTGTCGTCCACCTGCAGGGTCACGGTATCGGACGTGATGGCCTTGATCTCCCCATGGACTCCGCCGGATGTGACCACGCGGTCCCCTGCTCTGAGAGCGGAGAGCATGGTCTTGAGTTCCTTGGTCTTTTTCATCTGCGGCCGGATCAGAAGAAAATAAAAAATCAGGACCATCAGGAGCAGGGGGGCTATCGAACCTAATGCCCCTCCGGGAGCCGCCGGTGTTGAAGTCGCGTCTTGCGCATAGGCCAGCATTTCAAACATCTTTTTCTCCTTTTTGTAAAGTTAAAAAATAAGGTCCTTCTCCCATCTAATGAGTAAAAAGGGGTCGAGGGTTCAAGGGGTCAAGGATTCAAGTGAAATACTGAAAGGCCAGCAAAATCTCCAGAGAAAAACCCTTGACCCCTTGAACCCTGGGACCCTCGGCCCCTGATGTTTTCACCCGCTCTTTTGGAGATGATCTGCATCATAAAACTCATGCCGGAATGCTTCAAGCCTTTTTTCCCGTATGGATTCTCGGATCCGTTCCATCAGGCTCAGATAAAAATAGAGATTGTGGATCGTGTTCAGCCGCAGGGCGAGGATCTCACCGGCCATGAAAAGATGCCTGAGATAGGCCCGTGAATAATGCCGGCAGGTATAACACCCGCATTCCGGATCCACGGGACCGCCTTCGTTATGGTGGACTGAATTCTTGATCACCAGTCTTCCATGGCGCGTGAACAGAAAACCGTTTCGGGCATTCCTTGTGGGCATCACACAGTCAAAAAGATCGATCCCCCGGATCACCCCCTCGATCAAGTCCTCGGGTTTTCCGACCCCCATCAGATATCTCGGCTGATCTTCGGGCATGAAAGGCTCCGCGGCCTCAACCATCTCATACATCATGGGCTTGGTCTCACCCACGCTGAGCCCCCCCATGGCATACCCGTCAAACCCGATCTCCACAAGCCTCTCGGCGCACTCTTTTCTTAAGTCAGGGAACATCCCCCCCTGAATGATCCCGAATAGGGCCTGGTCAGGCCGCGTCTTCCTGATCTTGCATCGCTTTGCCCACCTTAATGTGAGCTCCATGGATTCACGGGCATACTCCCGTGTTACCGGATACGGGGTGCACTCGTCGAAGGCCATGATGATGTCGGCGCCCAAGGCCTCCTGGATCTCGACGGCAAGCTCCGGGGTGATGTGGCGGCTGGAACCGTCAATATGGGACTGGAAGGTCACGCCGTCATCCCGGATCTTCCTCAGGGCGCTGTGGCTGAAAACCTGGAACCCGCCGCTGTCCGTTAAGATGGGACCGTCCCAGTTCATGAAGCCGTGCAGCCCACCCATGTCACGGATCAGTTCATGACCGGGACGCAGATAGAGGTGGTACGTATTAGCCAGGATGATCTCCGCCCCGGACTCCTTGACCTCTTCAGGGGTCAGGGTCTTGACCGCGGCCTGTGTCCCCACCGCCATAAAGGCAGGGGTTTGGATATCCCCGTGAGGTGTGGTGATCCTGCCGAGACGGGCCCTGGTCGCAGTATCCCTGCTGATCAGATCAAAGCGAAATTCCACTCCATCCCTTTCAGAGAATGAGCATGGCATCCCCATAGGAGTAGAAACGGTAGTCCATCCCTCTCGCCTCCTGATAGGACCGGTCCAGCAGATCCTTGCCGGCAAAGGCCGCCGTCAGCATGAGGAGCGTGGACCGGGGGAGGTGAAAATTGGTGACCAGTCCTTTGACCACACGGAACCGGTAGCCGGGATAGATGAAAAGACCGGTCCGGCCGGAAGCACGGACGATCCTTCCCCCTTGATCAACGGCCGACTCCAGGGTCCGTGCGCTGGTGCTCCCTACGGCAATCACCCGTCTTCCCTCACGCACGGCATCGTGCACGGCCTCGACCGCCTCCCCGCCTATGGCATAGGATTCCTCGTCCATCCTGTGCGCCGAGATATCCTCGACCGTCACGGGCTTGAAGGTTCCGTACCCGACATGAAGGGTCACGAAGACGATCTGCACGCCCATCCCGCGTATTTTCTCCAGCAGGCCTTCTGTAAAATGCAGCCCGGCCGTGGGTGCGGCAACGGCCCCGGGGGTTTTTGCGTATATGGTTTGATACCGTTCCCTGTCCAGGACGGAATACCGGTTATCCCCGTTCCTGTTGATATAGGGGGGGAGCGGAACGCCCCCGTGATGCTGAAG
This genomic interval from Nitrospirae bacterium CG2_30_53_67 contains the following:
- a CDS encoding protein-export membrane protein SecF, whose translation is MEIIKPDININFVKKMWIGVVASWTMILIGIGSIMWHGGLNYGIDFKGGTLVELKFNAPADISKIRQSLKEINLGDSVIQEYGSPDEIMIRLEKSSEGKGSVADLVTESLQKSYGKDAFAVQRVEEVGPQVGRDLQLKALKALAFSLVALLIYITFRFEFRFALGATLATIHDVLITIGVFSLLNKEFNLPIIAALLTIVGYSLNDTIVVCDRIRERMKLKKKETFDETINQSINQTLSRTILTSLTVFIVVVILFFLGGEVIHDFAFAMIVGVVVGTYSSIFVATPVVVFLDRFVKPAKAKA
- a CDS encoding preprotein translocase subunit YajC, with protein sequence MAYAQDATSTPAAPGGALGSIAPLLLMVLIFYFLLIRPQMKKTKELKTMLSALRAGDRVVTSGGVHGEIKAITSDTVTLQVDDKVKIRVDRSAIVRKIVTDQAVSKG
- a CDS encoding tRNA preQ1(34) S-adenosylmethionine ribosyltransferase-isomerase QueA; translation: MSGKHLSDYDYPLEAERIAQEPALERDHARLMVVNRRTGELLHRRFFEITEFLRPGDLLALNDTRVIPARLHAVKEKGSEIEILLLAGLGDNRWEALIRGKVARGTRVILRTGEQGVVESLNPDGKRVIRFFMEQDFMTYLQHHGGVPLPPYINRNGDNRYSVLDRERYQTIYAKTPGAVAAPTAGLHFTEGLLEKIRGMGVQIVFVTLHVGYGTFKPVTVEDISAHRMDEESYAIGGEAVEAVHDAVREGRRVIAVGSTSARTLESAVDQGGRIVRASGRTGLFIYPGYRFRVVKGLVTNFHLPRSTLLMLTAAFAGKDLLDRSYQEARGMDYRFYSYGDAMLIL
- a CDS encoding tRNA guanosine(34) transglycosylase Tgt, translating into MPCSFSERDGVEFRFDLISRDTATRARLGRITTPHGDIQTPAFMAVGTQAAVKTLTPEEVKESGAEIILANTYHLYLRPGHELIRDMGGLHGFMNWDGPILTDSGGFQVFSHSALRKIRDDGVTFQSHIDGSSRHITPELAVEIQEALGADIIMAFDECTPYPVTREYARESMELTLRWAKRCKIRKTRPDQALFGIIQGGMFPDLRKECAERLVEIGFDGYAMGGLSVGETKPMMYEMVEAAEPFMPEDQPRYLMGVGKPEDLIEGVIRGIDLFDCVMPTRNARNGFLFTRHGRLVIKNSVHHNEGGPVDPECGCYTCRHYSRAYLRHLFMAGEILALRLNTIHNLYFYLSLMERIRESIREKRLEAFRHEFYDADHLQKSG
- a CDS encoding protein-export membrane protein SecD, which translates into the protein MDKSLQWRIGVIALSIVASAYFLYPVQGHKINLGLDLQGGMHLILGVETEKAIDSTLDRMVDELQTLMDDKGIEYVSVDKADGALDVSTLDRKGLEDVKKFIQDEYNILNVEELGENKVSLTIKDQEIQRIKNATIDQSLETIRNRVDEFGVAEPTIQREGKDRILIQLPGLKDTKRAIELIGKTARLEFKLVDDENDLDKALSGDIPPDDEILYEKTATPGKKSPLLLKKRVLMTGDTITDARVGYDQFNNPYVHMTFDSRGAKLFDQITGKYVKKRMAIILDNAVYSAPVINERISGGRAQISGRFSLDEAKDLSIVLRAGALPAPVSILENRTVGPSLGRDSIAKGIKSCLIGGILVVLFMVIYYKLSGLVANVALILNILLILGVMAAVNATLSLPGIAGIILTIGMAVDANVLIFERIREELRLGKTMRAALDAGYTKAFITIFDANLTTLITAFFLFQFGTGPIKGFAVTLSLGLIASMFTAIFVTRVIFDFVLQKWEVNRISI